Proteins from a single region of Sphaerochaeta globosa str. Buddy:
- the rpsE gene encoding 30S ribosomal protein S5 translates to MERSRERDNNKNDGYVEKLIKLNRVAKVVKGGRRFSFSALVVVGDQNGKVGYGFGKANDVTEAIRKAVDRAKASMIVVAVKKTSIPHEIIGNYKSASVLLKPAVPGTGIIAGGAVRAICDACGINDILSKSLGSKNSINTVKATFDALEHLFDAKLVAKNRGKSLSEMWG, encoded by the coding sequence GTGGAAAGATCGAGAGAAAGAGATAACAATAAGAACGACGGGTATGTTGAAAAGCTGATCAAGCTTAACCGTGTTGCCAAGGTTGTCAAGGGTGGTAGAAGGTTCTCCTTCTCAGCTCTGGTAGTCGTAGGTGATCAGAACGGTAAGGTTGGATACGGATTTGGCAAAGCCAATGACGTAACTGAAGCTATCCGCAAAGCCGTCGATCGTGCAAAGGCTAGTATGATTGTCGTCGCTGTGAAGAAGACTTCCATTCCTCACGAGATCATTGGCAATTACAAGAGTGCAAGCGTATTGCTTAAGCCCGCAGTGCCCGGTACCGGTATTATTGCCGGTGGTGCAGTGCGTGCCATTTGCGATGCATGCGGCATTAATGATATCCTGAGCAAGAGCCTTGGATCTAAGAACTCCATCAATACGGTTAAGGCTACATTTGATGCGCTTGAGCACCTATTTGATGCGAAGCTTGTTGCTAAGAATCGGGGCAAGTCCCTGAGTGAGATGTGGGGGTAA
- the rplR gene encoding 50S ribosomal protein L18, whose amino-acid sequence MNRVIDKRKKLARRKHHIRKNISGTASKPRMSVFRSNSHMYVQVIDDVAGSTLVSASSMEAELKGLKNTIADAAKLGEAVGKKMLEKNIDTCVFDRNGYLFHGIVKSIADGARKAGVKF is encoded by the coding sequence ATGAATAGAGTAATCGACAAGAGAAAGAAGCTTGCTCGGCGCAAGCATCATATTCGCAAGAACATCTCCGGTACTGCCAGCAAGCCAAGGATGAGCGTATTCCGCAGCAACTCCCACATGTATGTTCAGGTTATCGACGATGTAGCAGGTAGCACCCTTGTGTCTGCCAGCTCCATGGAAGCTGAACTGAAGGGCTTGAAGAACACGATTGCAGATGCTGCTAAGCTTGGTGAGGCTGTTGGGAAGAAAATGCTCGAGAAGAACATCGATACTTGTGTGTTCGACCGTAACGGCTATCTGTTCCACGGCATTGTCAAGAGCATCGCTGACGGCGCACGTAAAGCCGGCGTCAAGTTCTAG
- the rplF gene encoding 50S ribosomal protein L6: protein MSRIGKLPITVPQGVKIAVTDGVIHVEGPKGKLNCPTRPEVVLTIEGSVVKVAPKDESKESNAFQGLYRQLINNMVLGVSKGFSRTLLINGVGYRADLKGNLLTLNLGYSVMIEVVLPQGITAVVENPNKVTFSGIDKQLVGQTCAEIRSLRGPEPYKGKGIRYDNEVIRRKAGKTASAKK from the coding sequence ATGTCCAGAATTGGAAAATTGCCAATCACAGTACCTCAAGGGGTCAAGATTGCCGTCACCGATGGTGTTATCCATGTTGAAGGTCCGAAGGGAAAGCTCAATTGCCCTACCCGTCCTGAAGTGGTACTCACCATTGAAGGTTCTGTCGTTAAGGTTGCTCCTAAGGATGAGTCCAAGGAATCTAATGCTTTCCAGGGTCTCTATCGCCAGTTGATCAACAATATGGTTTTGGGAGTTTCCAAAGGTTTCTCTCGCACCCTTCTGATCAACGGTGTTGGCTATCGTGCCGACCTGAAGGGAAATCTGCTGACTTTGAACCTCGGGTACTCCGTAATGATTGAAGTTGTTCTTCCCCAAGGAATCACTGCTGTTGTAGAGAACCCCAACAAGGTTACCTTCAGCGGAATTGATAAGCAGCTTGTCGGGCAGACTTGTGCCGAGATTCGTTCCCTCCGTGGACCTGAGCCGTATAAGGGTAAGGGTATTCGGTATGATAACGAGGTCATCCGTCGCAAGGCTGGTAAGACCGCTTCGGCAAAGAAATAG
- the rpsH gene encoding 30S ribosomal protein S8 — protein MAVSDPVADMLTKIRNASLAKHEKVDISTSKMKLQIVKILKNEGFIKNFKKVTKDGISYIRVFLKYDETQGPVLHGIDRISTPGRRIYTGYRDMPRVYNGHGVVVVSTSAGIITGKKATENKVGGELICSIW, from the coding sequence ATGGCTGTAAGTGATCCAGTTGCTGATATGCTGACCAAAATCAGAAATGCTAGTTTGGCTAAGCATGAAAAAGTAGATATTTCCACTTCTAAGATGAAGCTTCAGATTGTGAAGATTCTCAAGAATGAAGGATTTATCAAGAACTTCAAGAAAGTAACGAAGGATGGTATTTCCTACATCCGCGTTTTCTTGAAATATGATGAGACGCAGGGTCCTGTATTGCACGGGATTGACCGCATTTCTACCCCTGGCCGCCGGATTTATACCGGTTACAGGGATATGCCCCGTGTGTACAACGGACATGGTGTTGTTGTAGTATCCACTTCTGCTGGTATCATAACCGGTAAGAAGGCGACTGAGAACAAGGTCGGTGGTGAGCTGATCTGCTCTATTTGGTAA
- a CDS encoding type Z 30S ribosomal protein S14, translating to MAKKSLIVKANREPKFSSRHVNRCRVCGRPRGYMRQFDMCRICFRKLASEGQIPGVTKSSW from the coding sequence ATGGCAAAAAAATCATTGATCGTAAAGGCCAATAGGGAGCCCAAGTTTAGTTCCAGACACGTTAATCGCTGCAGAGTTTGTGGCAGACCCCGTGGCTATATGCGCCAGTTCGATATGTGCAGAATCTGCTTCCGCAAATTGGCAAGTGAAGGCCAGATTCCTGGTGTTACCAAATCTAGTTGGTAG
- the rplE gene encoding 50S ribosomal protein L5, with product MEKFVPNLKTKYLETAAPALFKELGYTSKMQIPALEKIVVSVGVGEAITNKKLLDAAVKELEQITGQHVLKTKARKSIANFKVREGQEIGAMVTLRGDNMWFFLERLISVALPRVKDFKGVKPNAFDGHGNYSLGITEQIIFPEIDFDKIERVSGFNIAIVTTAKTDEEGYALLAKLGMPFSK from the coding sequence ATGGAAAAGTTCGTACCAAACCTTAAAACGAAATACCTTGAAACTGCGGCACCTGCCCTGTTCAAGGAACTTGGCTACACCTCCAAGATGCAGATTCCTGCCCTGGAAAAGATTGTTGTCAGTGTTGGTGTCGGCGAAGCTATTACCAATAAGAAGCTTCTCGATGCTGCTGTTAAAGAGCTCGAGCAGATCACCGGTCAGCATGTCTTGAAGACTAAGGCCAGAAAGTCCATTGCTAACTTCAAGGTCCGCGAGGGCCAGGAAATCGGCGCTATGGTCACCTTGCGCGGTGACAACATGTGGTTCTTCCTGGAACGGTTGATTAGTGTTGCTCTTCCCCGCGTCAAGGACTTTAAGGGTGTAAAGCCCAATGCCTTTGATGGTCATGGAAACTATTCGCTTGGTATCACTGAGCAGATTATTTTCCCGGAAATCGACTTCGACAAAATCGAGCGTGTCAGCGGCTTCAATATTGCCATTGTTACGACCGCGAAGACCGATGAAGAAGGCTACGCCCTGCTTGCAAAGCTCGGCATGCCCTTCAGTAAATAA
- the rplX gene encoding 50S ribosomal protein L24, whose amino-acid sequence MKLKKNDTVLIIAGKDKGKSGKIVKVDRENERVVVQGANMVKKTMKKKNPQDKGGIMEIEAPIHVSNVAYVTGKGEPTRIGYKFDESGNKVRYAKKTGEVI is encoded by the coding sequence ATGAAGCTTAAGAAGAACGACACCGTACTGATTATTGCTGGAAAGGACAAAGGTAAGTCTGGCAAGATCGTAAAGGTAGACCGTGAGAATGAGAGGGTCGTCGTCCAGGGTGCCAACATGGTCAAGAAGACCATGAAAAAGAAGAATCCGCAGGATAAGGGCGGCATCATGGAAATCGAGGCTCCGATCCACGTTTCCAACGTTGCGTATGTCACCGGCAAAGGTGAACCTACCAGGATCGGGTACAAGTTTGATGAAAGTGGAAACAAAGTCCGCTACGCCAAGAAAACCGGGGAAGTAATCTAA
- the rplN gene encoding 50S ribosomal protein L14, whose translation MVQMQTYLNVADNSGAKQVQCIKVLGGSHRYVAGVGDIIVVAVKNALPHGAIKKGDVMKAVIVRTKKEYRRPDGTYIRFDDNACVIIDANNNPRGKRIFGPVARELRDKYMKIVSLAPEVL comes from the coding sequence ATGGTACAGATGCAGACGTATTTGAATGTTGCGGACAACAGTGGTGCCAAGCAGGTGCAGTGCATCAAGGTGCTTGGCGGTAGCCACCGGTATGTTGCTGGTGTCGGCGATATTATTGTAGTTGCTGTAAAAAATGCCTTGCCCCACGGCGCCATCAAAAAAGGTGACGTTATGAAGGCAGTCATTGTTCGAACAAAGAAGGAATACCGCCGACCTGACGGTACCTATATCAGGTTCGATGACAACGCTTGTGTTATCATCGATGCCAACAATAACCCGCGCGGCAAGCGTATCTTCGGGCCCGTAGCTAGAGAGCTGCGTGACAAGTACATGAAGATCGTTTCACTCGCGCCGGAAGTGTTGTAG
- the rpsQ gene encoding 30S ribosomal protein S17: MEANKKSFTGQVVSDKMDKTIVVAISSRRLHPLYKKYVTTTKKVKAHDERNEANIGDTVRVVESRHISKDKCWRLVQIVERAR; the protein is encoded by the coding sequence ATGGAAGCTAACAAGAAAAGTTTTACCGGCCAGGTGGTCAGTGACAAGATGGACAAGACAATCGTCGTGGCTATCTCCTCCAGAAGACTGCATCCCCTGTATAAGAAGTATGTGACCACCACTAAGAAAGTGAAGGCACATGATGAAAGGAACGAGGCCAATATCGGCGACACAGTACGTGTTGTTGAAAGCCGCCACATCAGCAAAGATAAGTGCTGGCGTCTCGTGCAGATCGTCGAGCGCGCTCGGTAA
- the rpmC gene encoding 50S ribosomal protein L29, producing the protein MKNSYNDLTLDELAAKKETLHKEYFDLRMGRVLGHVENPLAVRTIRRNIARVNTRIREYELGIRKAAK; encoded by the coding sequence ATGAAAAATTCATACAATGATTTAACCCTTGACGAACTGGCTGCCAAGAAGGAAACCCTGCATAAAGAGTATTTCGACCTTCGTATGGGAAGAGTGCTCGGGCATGTGGAAAATCCTCTTGCTGTTCGTACCATTAGACGGAACATCGCTCGTGTGAATACCCGCATTCGCGAATATGAGCTCGGAATCCGGAAAGCGGCAAAGTAA
- the rplP gene encoding 50S ribosomal protein L16, giving the protein MLSPKRVKYRKKQRGTTDGVAHRGITIAFGEYALLALEPKWITNRQIEAARVAMTRHIKRGGKVWIRIFPDMPYTKKPAETRQGNGKGAPEGWVAVVKTGAVMFEMGGVTEELAREALALAASKLPIKTKFVARREVE; this is encoded by the coding sequence ATGCTTAGTCCAAAGAGAGTAAAATATAGAAAGAAGCAGCGTGGCACCACCGATGGTGTTGCACATCGCGGTATTACGATTGCTTTTGGTGAGTATGCCCTGTTGGCTCTCGAGCCGAAGTGGATCACAAACCGCCAGATTGAGGCAGCACGTGTTGCGATGACCCGTCATATTAAGCGTGGTGGTAAGGTATGGATCAGGATTTTCCCCGACATGCCCTACACTAAGAAGCCCGCTGAAACCAGACAGGGTAACGGTAAAGGTGCCCCCGAAGGGTGGGTTGCTGTAGTAAAGACCGGTGCTGTCATGTTTGAAATGGGTGGCGTTACCGAAGAGTTGGCTCGTGAAGCACTGGCGCTTGCAGCGTCCAAGCTTCCGATCAAGACGAAGTTTGTCGCCAGAAGGGAAGTGGAGTGA
- the rpsC gene encoding 30S ribosomal protein S3: MGQKVNPIGLRLGVNKTWKSKWYVDPREYAETLHEDLKLRKALIECPEVQGAEISDVEIIRKPQRITIVITTSRPGIIIGSKGANVEKLGARLQKLSNKKVQIKIKEIKKPEADAQLIAMNVAKQLVSRGSFRRAMKTAVSKAIQSGAQGVKIRLSGRIGGAEIARSEWMKEGRVPLHTLRSDIDYGFTTANTTFGVIGVKVWVFNGEIYDRAIKDDAGGLVRKPGKSESLEARS, encoded by the coding sequence ATGGGCCAAAAAGTTAATCCTATTGGACTCCGTCTTGGAGTCAACAAGACCTGGAAGTCCAAATGGTATGTGGACCCCAGGGAGTATGCAGAAACTCTGCATGAAGATTTGAAGCTGAGAAAAGCTTTGATTGAATGCCCGGAAGTTCAGGGTGCTGAAATTTCGGATGTGGAAATCATTCGCAAGCCTCAGCGCATAACGATCGTAATCACCACCAGTCGCCCCGGCATCATTATCGGAAGCAAGGGCGCCAATGTTGAGAAGCTTGGTGCACGTCTGCAGAAGCTTTCCAACAAGAAAGTGCAGATTAAGATCAAGGAGATCAAAAAGCCCGAGGCAGATGCCCAGTTGATCGCCATGAACGTTGCCAAGCAGCTTGTTTCCCGCGGTTCTTTCCGCAGAGCAATGAAGACTGCTGTTTCCAAGGCAATTCAGAGTGGTGCTCAGGGTGTAAAGATCAGGCTCAGCGGTCGTATCGGTGGTGCGGAAATTGCACGCTCTGAGTGGATGAAGGAAGGACGTGTTCCTCTTCATACGCTACGCAGCGACATCGACTATGGTTTTACTACTGCTAATACTACCTTTGGTGTCATTGGTGTCAAGGTTTGGGTATTCAATGGTGAAATCTACGATCGCGCAATCAAAGACGACGCCGGCGGGTTGGTAAGAAAACCCGGCAAGAGCGAAAGCCTTGAGGCAAGGAGTTAG
- the rplV gene encoding 50S ribosomal protein L22, protein MEEKKGYSATAKYLMVSPSKVRPVANLVRNKSYVEAVAILEAMPQKGSNLILKVLQSACANALDQNKKIDEENLVIMELQVNEGPRLKRVWPRSHGRRDILLKRMSHITVVVDEKASVRK, encoded by the coding sequence ATGGAAGAAAAGAAAGGTTACTCAGCAACTGCAAAGTATCTGATGGTATCTCCTTCCAAGGTTCGCCCCGTCGCCAATCTTGTGAGGAATAAGTCCTATGTGGAGGCTGTTGCAATACTTGAGGCTATGCCCCAGAAGGGATCAAATTTGATCCTTAAGGTTTTGCAATCCGCTTGTGCAAATGCTCTTGATCAGAACAAGAAGATCGATGAAGAGAATCTTGTGATCATGGAGTTGCAGGTTAACGAGGGTCCGAGGCTCAAGAGAGTCTGGCCGAGATCCCATGGAAGACGGGATATTCTGCTTAAGAGGATGTCACACATTACCGTCGTCGTTGACGAAAAAGCAAGCGTGAGGAAATAA
- the rpsS gene encoding 30S ribosomal protein S19 — protein sequence MARSIKKGPFIEKKLYKRIQESLKTNQKQMIKTYSRCSTIIPEMVGFTISVYNGKTWIPVFVTENLVGHKLGEFSPTRIFRGHASDKKVG from the coding sequence GTGGCTAGATCAATCAAAAAAGGTCCTTTTATCGAGAAGAAATTGTATAAGAGGATTCAGGAGTCTCTCAAGACTAATCAGAAGCAGATGATCAAGACTTATTCCCGCTGTTCAACGATCATCCCTGAAATGGTGGGATTCACGATTTCTGTTTATAACGGAAAAACCTGGATTCCTGTATTTGTGACGGAAAACTTGGTAGGACACAAGCTCGGTGAGTTTTCACCTACCAGAATCTTCCGCGGGCACGCATCCGACAAGAAGGTTGGTTAA
- the rplB gene encoding 50S ribosomal protein L2 — MALKTYKPNTPGLRQKTTLVFSELTVSKPEKSLTIGLTKKAGRDTFGRISVRRRGGGHKRAYRIIDFKRDKYGIPGTVKTIEYDPNRSVNIALVFYADGEKRYMIAPKGLTVGTTVVSGPDVSIQSGNALPLKKVPLGLMVHNVELTLGRGGQLVRSAGLGATVVAKEGDYVTLRLPSGEMRMVFGECYATLGQLGNEDHMNVSLGKAGASRHLGRRPKVRGVAMNPIDHPHGGGEGKTAAGRNPVTPWGKPTKGGKTRSKKKPSGAFIVKKRK, encoded by the coding sequence ATGGCTCTAAAAACTTACAAGCCCAATACTCCCGGCCTTCGCCAGAAGACCACTTTGGTCTTCAGCGAGCTGACTGTCAGCAAGCCTGAGAAGTCCTTGACCATCGGCCTCACCAAGAAGGCAGGTAGGGATACTTTCGGGCGGATCAGTGTTCGCCGTAGAGGCGGTGGCCATAAGCGTGCATATCGTATTATCGACTTCAAGCGCGACAAGTACGGGATTCCCGGAACTGTCAAAACTATCGAATACGATCCGAACCGCAGCGTTAACATTGCCTTGGTATTCTATGCCGACGGCGAGAAGCGCTACATGATTGCTCCGAAGGGACTGACTGTAGGAACCACTGTGGTTTCCGGACCCGATGTATCGATTCAGAGTGGCAATGCTCTTCCCTTGAAGAAAGTTCCCCTTGGATTGATGGTTCACAACGTTGAGCTCACTCTTGGCCGCGGTGGACAGCTTGTTCGCTCTGCTGGTCTTGGTGCAACCGTTGTTGCTAAGGAAGGTGACTATGTTACCCTCCGCCTCCCCTCCGGTGAAATGCGCATGGTGTTTGGTGAATGCTACGCTACCCTCGGGCAGCTCGGCAATGAAGATCATATGAATGTCAGCCTCGGTAAGGCAGGTGCAAGCCGCCACCTGGGAAGAAGGCCAAAGGTTCGCGGTGTTGCAATGAACCCGATCGATCACCCACATGGTGGTGGTGAGGGTAAGACTGCAGCTGGACGCAACCCTGTTACCCCATGGGGTAAGCCGACCAAGGGTGGAAAGACTCGTTCCAAGAAGAAGCCTTCCGGTGCCTTTATTGTGAAGAAGCGGAAGTAG
- the rplW gene encoding 50S ribosomal protein L23, producing MRADQIIIEPVLSEKTNIAREGETKKYTFKVRMDSNKFQIKAAVKELFGVEVADCNVMIVKGKPKYSRGKGGSILGNTGDWKKAVVTLAKGASIQAIEGV from the coding sequence ATGAGAGCAGACCAAATTATTATTGAGCCCGTTCTGAGCGAAAAAACAAACATTGCTCGTGAGGGTGAGACAAAAAAGTACACGTTCAAGGTCCGGATGGACAGCAACAAATTCCAAATCAAGGCTGCTGTAAAAGAGCTGTTTGGTGTTGAGGTTGCAGATTGCAATGTGATGATCGTAAAGGGCAAGCCGAAGTATTCCCGCGGCAAGGGTGGTAGCATCCTTGGCAACACCGGTGATTGGAAGAAGGCTGTCGTAACCTTGGCCAAGGGTGCATCCATCCAGGCCATCGAAGGCGTATAA
- the rplD gene encoding 50S ribosomal protein L4 has protein sequence METKVFSIDGSEVRSIELNDQVFNREVSDGSIYYAVNNELANRRVGTACTKTRAEVHYSNVKPYKQKGTGNARAGDKKSPVWVGGGTIFGPRPRDYSYTLPKKMKRLAMKSLLSLGVKEERLVVVEDFSIDSGKTKDLDLIIKNFVKDETRTILILKDDDVMVRRAAKNIPYLRVLSYNRLSAKELLYGRKLLVLEGAAKNLNDFYGDK, from the coding sequence ATGGAAACGAAAGTCTTTTCAATCGACGGCAGTGAAGTCAGAAGCATTGAGTTGAATGATCAAGTGTTCAACAGAGAGGTTAGTGACGGATCCATTTATTATGCCGTAAACAACGAGCTTGCAAACCGCCGTGTCGGCACTGCATGCACGAAGACCCGCGCTGAGGTCCATTACAGCAACGTAAAACCATACAAGCAGAAGGGAACTGGTAACGCACGTGCCGGTGACAAGAAGTCTCCCGTCTGGGTTGGTGGTGGTACGATTTTCGGACCCAGACCGCGTGATTATAGCTACACCCTTCCCAAGAAGATGAAGAGGCTTGCTATGAAGAGCCTGCTTTCTTTGGGAGTCAAGGAGGAGCGCCTCGTAGTAGTTGAGGATTTCTCCATTGATAGTGGCAAAACCAAGGATTTGGACCTGATCATCAAGAATTTTGTGAAGGATGAGACGAGAACTATTCTTATCCTGAAGGATGATGATGTGATGGTACGCCGCGCTGCGAAGAACATTCCGTACCTGCGTGTTCTCTCATACAACAGACTTTCTGCAAAGGAACTGCTGTATGGAAGAAAGCTCTTGGTTCTGGAAGGTGCCGCTAAAAATCTTAACGATTTCTACGGCGACAAATAA
- the rplC gene encoding 50S ribosomal protein L3, with product MLGLIGKKVGMTQVFDAQGRLTPVTVIKIEGNVVVGERTDEKHGYSAAVLGSVDKKKSTITKPYAGQFTDVCEPKKHVIEFRDFDKELTVGEVLGVDIFKDATFVDVTGTTKGKGYAGGIKRHGFSGGRATHGSKFHRDIGGTAMSSTPARTFKGHRMAGHMGNERMTVQNLKVVRVDEEMQVLMVKGAIPGPAQSVVIVKKAIKK from the coding sequence ATGTTAGGGCTTATCGGCAAAAAAGTTGGAATGACACAGGTGTTTGATGCGCAAGGCAGGCTCACACCCGTGACTGTAATAAAAATTGAGGGCAATGTTGTTGTCGGGGAACGCACTGACGAGAAGCACGGATATAGTGCTGCCGTTTTGGGTTCTGTTGACAAGAAAAAAAGCACTATCACCAAGCCATATGCTGGCCAGTTCACCGATGTGTGTGAGCCGAAGAAGCATGTCATTGAGTTCCGTGATTTTGATAAGGAACTCACTGTTGGCGAGGTATTGGGCGTGGATATATTTAAGGACGCCACTTTTGTGGATGTCACTGGGACTACGAAAGGTAAGGGTTATGCCGGCGGTATCAAGCGTCATGGCTTCTCTGGCGGTCGCGCTACCCACGGTTCCAAGTTCCACCGAGATATCGGTGGTACCGCAATGTCATCCACCCCTGCTCGCACGTTCAAGGGTCACCGAATGGCTGGCCATATGGGTAATGAGAGGATGACAGTTCAAAACTTGAAAGTCGTCCGTGTCGATGAAGAGATGCAGGTCCTTATGGTTAAGGGTGCTATCCCTGGCCCCGCCCAGAGTGTCGTCATCGTCAAGAAAGCGATCAAGAAGTAG
- the rpsJ gene encoding 30S ribosomal protein S10, which produces MAKERIRVRLRGFDIELVEQSSKAIVETVVRAGATVSGPVPLPTRINKYTVLRSPFVNKKSREQFEMRTHKRLIDILDPTSKVMDALMKLELPAGVDVEIKQ; this is translated from the coding sequence ATGGCTAAAGAAAGAATTCGAGTAAGGTTGAGAGGCTTTGATATTGAGCTTGTTGAACAGAGCTCCAAAGCAATCGTAGAAACTGTCGTCAGGGCTGGCGCTACCGTGTCAGGACCTGTTCCTCTCCCGACTCGTATTAACAAGTACACTGTCCTGAGATCGCCCTTTGTCAATAAAAAGTCTCGTGAACAGTTCGAGATGAGAACCCACAAAAGGTTGATTGACATTTTGGATCCTACATCAAAAGTCATGGATGCCCTCATGAAGCTTGAGCTCCCTGCCGGTGTGGATGTAGAGATTAAACAGTAA
- the tuf gene encoding elongation factor Tu translates to MAKEKFQRNKPHVNVGTIGHVDHGKTTLTAAITMHCAKLFGDKALAYDAIDNAPEEKERGITINTRHVEYQSTNRHYAHVDCPGHADYIKNMITGAAQMDGAIIVVAATDGAMAQTKEHILLARQVGVPCLVVFINKCDQVDDPELIDLVEEEMRDLLRAQGFDGDNAPVIRGSAYEAMTQPDNPEATKCLDELLDAMDNYVPLPERAVDLPFLMPIEDIFSISGRGTVVTGRIERGIIRVNEPASIVGIKDTRDTVVTGVEMFNKLLDEGQAGDNIGALLRGVDKKDVVRGQVLAKPKSIMPHAKFLGTVYVLSKDEGGRHSPFFGGYRPQFYFRTTDITGTVNLPEGKQMVLPGDHTEIIVELIHPIAMDKGLRFAIREGGRTVASGQVTEITD, encoded by the coding sequence ATGGCAAAAGAGAAATTTCAGAGGAACAAGCCACACGTAAACGTAGGAACCATCGGTCACGTTGACCATGGTAAGACTACCCTTACTGCTGCAATCACCATGCACTGCGCTAAACTGTTTGGCGATAAGGCTCTTGCTTACGATGCGATTGACAACGCCCCTGAAGAAAAAGAGCGTGGTATTACCATTAACACCAGACACGTTGAGTACCAGTCTACCAATAGGCACTATGCTCACGTTGACTGCCCGGGACACGCTGACTACATCAAGAACATGATCACCGGTGCTGCACAGATGGACGGCGCCATCATCGTCGTTGCAGCAACTGACGGTGCAATGGCACAGACCAAGGAACACATCCTTCTCGCTCGTCAGGTTGGTGTACCCTGCCTCGTTGTATTTATCAACAAGTGCGACCAGGTAGACGATCCTGAATTGATCGACCTCGTTGAGGAAGAGATGCGTGACCTTCTTCGTGCACAGGGATTCGATGGTGACAATGCTCCTGTAATCCGCGGTAGCGCTTACGAAGCAATGACCCAGCCCGACAACCCCGAAGCCACCAAGTGCCTCGACGAACTGCTTGATGCAATGGACAACTATGTTCCCCTTCCGGAACGTGCTGTTGATCTGCCCTTCCTGATGCCGATCGAAGACATCTTCTCCATCTCTGGTCGTGGTACTGTTGTTACCGGTCGTATTGAACGCGGTATCATCAGAGTAAACGAACCCGCCTCCATCGTTGGTATCAAGGATACTCGTGATACCGTCGTAACTGGCGTTGAGATGTTCAACAAGTTGCTTGATGAAGGTCAGGCAGGTGATAACATCGGCGCACTGCTGCGCGGTGTTGACAAGAAGGACGTTGTTCGCGGCCAGGTCTTGGCAAAGCCCAAGTCGATCATGCCCCATGCAAAGTTCCTCGGTACTGTCTACGTCCTGAGCAAGGATGAAGGCGGCCGTCACTCTCCGTTCTTCGGTGGATACCGCCCGCAGTTCTATTTCCGCACCACTGACATCACTGGTACGGTAAACCTGCCTGAAGGCAAGCAGATGGTTCTGCCTGGTGACCACACTGAGATTATCGTTGAGCTGATCCACCCGATCGCCATGGACAAGGGCCTCCGCTTCGCTATCCGCGAAGGTGGTAGAACCGTTGCTTCCGGTCAGGTTACCGAGATTACCGACTGA